The following are encoded in a window of Pagrus major chromosome 14, Pma_NU_1.0 genomic DNA:
- the strip2 gene encoding striatin-interacting protein 1 homolog, with translation MQAEDMEVPIINNLNDNGDRQRPKGKDVFKDQQKESESSMESPNLEFEYGDTDALTAELSELYSYTEEPEFALNRDYFEEDYRSHARGKRWIELTVDEQRAYVMRLLDALEVTDRDKRLKVARAILYLAQGVFDECDTEVDVLHWSRHNVFLLYDMGIFTALLELLSMEIDNNQACSSAVRKPAISLADSTELRVLLSIMYLMVETIRVQTEDDRPEWRAAREAFKNELGSPLYNGEPFALLLFTMVTKFCSMNAPHFPMKKVLLLLWKTILFTLGGFEELQEMKVRGRERLNLPPLPEDSIKVVRAMRAASPPASAMELIEQQQQQKRGRRSRRSAFVDSLEGDSPFPKKQPLVKQDSLDTYNERDPFKNDDARDEEEDPEDTDSGIEGEVDPLDRDVIIQPPPPPPPLRPPTERVNFPKGLPWAPKVREKDIEHFLETSRNKFIGFTLGNDIETLVGLPRPIHESVKTLKQHKYVSIAEVQVRREEELQQCPLTLGDEEVEETPTEMLYLGMLPNLSQYVIALLKLLLAAAPTSKAKTDSINILADVLPEEMPITVLQSMKLGIDVNRHKEIIVKAISALLLLLLKHFKLNHVYQFEIVSQHLVFANCIPLILKFFNQNIMSYISAKNSICVLDFPHCVVHEMPELTAESLEAGDSNQFCWRNLFSCINLLRILNKLTKWKHSRTMMLVVFKSAPILKRALKVKQAMMQLYVLKLLKIQTKYLGRQWRKSNMKTMSAIYQKVRHRLNDDWAYGNDIDARPWDFQAEECALRESIEKFNSRRYDKNRNGDFTPVDNCLQSVLGQRVELPEDFHYSYEMWLEREVFSQPIQWEGLLQNP, from the exons ATGCAGGCGGAGGACATGGAGGTACCTATCATTAATAACCTTAACGATAACGGCGACAGACAGAGGCCGAAAGGGAAAGATGTGTTCAAGGATCAGCAGAAGGAGTCGGAG AGCTCAATGGAGTCTCCTAATCTGGAGTTTGAGTATGGAGACACAGACGCACTGACTGCTGAGCTTTCAG AGCTCTACAGCTACACCGAGGAGCCGGAGTTCGCCCTGAACAGAGACTACTTTGAGGAGGACTACAGGAGCCATG CTCGAGGCAAGAGGTGGATCGAGCTGACGGTGGACGAGCAGAGGGCGTATGTGATGAGGCTGCTGGACGCCCTGGAGGTGACGGACAGGGACAAGAGGCTGAAGGTGGCCCGGGCCATCCTCTACCTGGCTCAGG GAGTGTTCGACGAGTGTGACACAGAGGTGGACGTGCTCCACTGGTCCAGACACAATGTCTTCCTGCTCTACGACATGGGCATCTTCACGGCgctgctggagctgctcagcATGGAGATAGA taaCAACCAGGCGTGCAGCAGTGCAGTGAGGAAGCCCGCCATCTCCCTGGCAGACAGCACAGAGCTCAG AGTGCTGCTGAGCATCATGTACCTGATGGTGGAGACCATCAGAGTTCAAACAGAGGACGACAGACCGGAGTGGAGAGCCGCCAGAGAGGCCTTCAAGAATGAgctag GTTCACCTCTGTACAACGGCGAGCCCTTCGCCCTGCTCCTCTTCACCATGGTGACCAAGTTCTGCAGCATGAATGCGCCACACTTCCCCATGAAgaaggtgctgctgctgctctggaaGACAATACTG TTCACCTTGGGGGGTTTCGAGGAGCTCCAGGAGATGAAGGTGCGGGGCCGGGAGCGTCTGAACCTGCCGCCGCTGCCGGAGGACAGCATCAAGGTGGTCAGGGCGATGAGAGCGGCCTCGCCCCCGGCCTCCGCCATGGAGCTCAttgagcaacagcagcagcagaagagagGCCGCCGCAGCCGCAGG AGTGCCTTTGTTGATAGCTTGGAAGGAGACAGTCCCTTTCCCAAGAAGCAG CCTCTGGTCAAACAGGACAGCCTGGACACGTACAACGAGCGGGACCCTTTCAAGAATGACGACGCCcgggacgaggaggaggacccCGAGGACACGGACAGTGGCATCGAGGGCGAGGTGGACCCCTTGGACCGTGATGTCATCATCCAGCCGCCGCCTCCGCCGCCTCCTCTTAGACCCCCCACAGAAAGGGTCAACTTCCCTAAGGGCCTCCCCTGGGCCCCTAAAGTCAG ggaGAAAGACATCGAGCACTTCCTGGAGACCAGTAGGAACAAGTTCATCGGGTTCACTCTGGGGAA TGATATAGAGACTCTGGTGGGCCTGCCCAGACCTATTCATGAGAGCGTCAAGACTCTTAAACAG CACAAATATGTGTCCATCGCTGAGGTCCAGGTCAGAagggaggaggagctgcagcagtgtcCTCTGACTCTG GGCgacgaggaggtggaggagacaccGACAGAGATGCTGTACCTGGGCATGCTTCCTAACCTCTCCCAGTACGTG ATCGCTctcctgaagctgctgctggctgcagctcCAACCTCCAAAGCCAAAACCGACTCCATTAACATCTTGGCTGATGTGCTGCCTGAGGAGATGCC tATCACAGTCCTCCAGAGCATGAAGCTGGGAATCGATGTGAACCGCCACAAGGAAATCATCGTCAAGGccatctctgctctgctcctgctgctcctcaagCACTTCAAACTCAACCATGTTTATCag tTCGAGATCGTCTCCCAGCACCTGGTGTTTGCCAACTGTATCCCACTCATCCTCAAGTTCTTCAATCAGAACATCATGTCCTACATCAGTGCCAAAAACAG taTATGTGTGCTGGACTTTCCCCACTGTGTGGTCCATGAGATGCCCGAGCTCACAGCTGAGAGCCTG GAAGCTGGAGACAGCAACCAGTTCTGCTGGAGAAACCTGTTCTCTTGCATCAATCTGCTGAGAATATTAAACAAGCTGACCAAGTGGAAACACTCCAGGACGATG ATGCTGGTGGTGTTCAAGTCTGCCCCCATCCTGAAGAGAGCTCTGAAGGTGAAGCAGGCCATGATGCAGCTCTACGTCCTCAAGCTGCTCAAGATCCAGACCAAGTATCTGGGCCGCCAGTGGAGGAAGAGCAACATGAAGACCATGTCGGCCATCTACCAGAAGGTCCGCCACAGGCTCAACGACGACTGGGCCTACGGAAACG ACATCGACGCGCGGCCCTGGGACTTCCAGGCGGAGGAGTGCGCCCTGCGGGAAAGCATCGAGAAGTTCAACAGCCGCCGCTACGACAAGAACAGGAACGGGGACTTCACGCCCGTGGACAACTGTCTGCAGAGCGTGCTGGGCCAGCGCGTGGAGCTGCCTGAGGACTTCCACTACAGCTACGAGATGTGGCTGGAGAGAGAGGTCTTCTCCCAGCCCATCCAGTGGGAGGGGCTGCTGCAGAATCCGTGA
- the morn2 gene encoding MORN repeat-containing protein 2, translating into MSGEGPIKVSYIFPNGNRYEGECSKSPSGVLMRGGVGKHTSPGGVTYIGEWHDDKMHGRGTLQHPSGALYEGEFKDNMYHGTGTYTFPDGSTYKGQFHENRLEGEGAFTNTHGVVWTGEFHGKAALSLKMLHNI; encoded by the exons ATGTCTG GGGAAGGACCCATAAAGGTGTCCTACATTTTCCCAAATGGGAACAGATATG AGGGGGAGTGCAGCAAGTCTCCATCAGGGGTGCTGATGAGGGGTGGCGTTGGGAAACACACCTCACCAGGTGGTGTCACATACATCGGAGAGTGGCATGACGACAAA atGCATGGCAGAGGGACCCTGCAGCACCCCTCTGGTGCTTTATATGAAGGAGAATTCAAAGACAACATGTACCACGGCACGGGGACGTACACCTTCCCAGATGGCTCCACTTATAAAGGTCAATTTCATGAGAACAG GCTGGAGGGAGAAGGGGCGTTCACTAACACACACGGAGTGGTTTGGACGGGGGAGTTCCACGGCAAAGCAGCGCTCAGCCTGAAAATGCTGCACAACATTTAG
- the dhx57 gene encoding putative ATP-dependent RNA helicase DHX57 has product MPMQRIFMTNENQEQLKELLRDLQSQDFDEPYDESGSDYSGGEENEEEVDELDHREEGQYWETNDEPVERAESPVCELYESGDEGPTPEPVISLFAMGKLSRYGFDRERSKQALESGGGEFGATLEQLLLQIFSERYGQKAISSDGLEGVPMDECLSQRQEEALALTAIYGERFSERIANAVWTVTLDLSFLADNASRNGRRVGSRGGDGGVVNIHDVCRFYLKGKGCRFGDKCKFKHQLPTKGRSGAGSPDLTGPSQPGFSSFSPPEYELEIRFPKGNRYPFQAPIVAFSTTDESVGAAGRLSVTERLFGEALAAAKSNEPVVYTLITVCEDETTINELLAVSHHKYSTPPPVVVPPPSLAIAKSKSVRSNASEESRSSSASSSNHITSRRTAPPNNQRPVDLKETAEAEELDERDDEDEDEAVPVESESYVNLRKKMVTKHNMKMDNLLQENGKLCREFQKKQSSRRFRSMLEQRRKLPAWQEKENILDLLDRCQVLVVSGMTGCGKTTQIPQFILDATLTGRADEVANIICTQPRRISAISVAQRVAQERAECLGNSVGYQIRLESVRTSATRLLYCTTGVLLRRLEGEADLTGVTHVIVDEVHERTEESDFLLLVLKDLIVQRPDLKIILMSATLNANLFSEYFYNCPAVHIPGRTFPVDQFFLEDAIAKARYVIEDGSPYMRSGKQNSSSTSGRGGRVEQRDLVDDLGDDMWNFMSFCKKDFVKDSVPDQQLGLQELTVRYKDTKKSVLKTIAAMDLDKINMDLVESLLEWIVDGKHDYPPGAVLVFLPGLAEIKMLYEQLMSNRMFNNRGATRCAVYPLHSTLSNEEQQAVFNRPKEGVTKIIISTNIAETSVTIDDVVYVIDSGKMKEKRYDATKSMESLEDSWVSRANALQRKGRAGRVASGVCFHLFTSHCFQHQLAEQQLPEIQRVPLEQLCLRIKILDVFAEQTLESVFTRLIEPPAIGSLDAAKQRLRDLGALTEDEKLTPLGYHLACLPVDVRIGKLMLFGAIFRCLDPALTIAASLAFKSPFVSPWDKREEANEKKQAFALASSDHLALLQAYKGWCCAAKNGHQAGYVYCRENFLSWRGLQEIASLKRQFAELLSDIGFIKEGLRARTIERTSSKGTDGVLEATGREANLNAENIRLMSAMLCAALYPNVVQVRAPQGNYKMTSKGAMKMQPKANELRFMTKNDGCVHVHPSSVNYTVRHYNSPYLVYHEKVKTSRVFIRDCSMVSVYPLVLFGGGQVNMELHKGEFVISLDDGWIRFAAASHQVAELVKELRWELDQLLEDKIRNPSMDLCSCPRGSRIIHMIVHLISTQ; this is encoded by the exons ATGCCCATGCAGAGGATATTCATGACTAATGAGAACCAAGAGCAACTCAAGGAGCTGCTGCGGGATCTGCAGTCTCAGGACTTTGATGAGCCATATGA TGAGTCCGGTTCAGATTATTCGGGGGGAGAAGAGAATGAGGAGGAAGTCGATGAGTTGGACCACCGCGAGGAAGGCCAGTATTGGGAAACTAATGACGAGCCTGTGGAGAGGGCAGAGAGCCCAGTATGTGAACTGTATGAGTCTGGTGATGAAGGGCCCACTCCTGAACCTGTCATCTCATTGTTTGCTATGGGAAAACTCAGCAG GTATGGGTTTGACAGGGAGCGCAGCAAGCAGGCACTGGAGTCTGGTGGAGGGGAATTCGGGGCCACTTTAGAACAACTCCTCCTCCAGATTTTCAGCGAGCGCTACGGCCAGAAAGCCATTTCCTCCGACGGCCTCGAAGGGGTGCCTATGGACGAGTGTTTGAGCCAGAGGCAGGAAGAAGCTCTGGCTCTAACTGCTATTTACGGTGAGCGCTTCAGTGAGCGCATTGCAAACGCAGTCTGGACAGTTACCCTGGACCTCTCGTTCCTGGCAGACAATGCCTCCAGGAACGGCAGGCGTGTCGGGAGTCGAGGTGGCGATGGAGGAGTTGTAAACATTCATGATGTGTGCAGATTCTACCTGAAAGGGAAAGGCTGCCGGTTTGGGGACAAATGCAAATTCAAGCACCAGCTCCCCACTAAAGGGCGATCTGGGGCTGGTTCCCCAGACCTGACGGGCCCGAGCCAGCCCGGCTTCAGCAGCTTTTCTCCTCCCGAGTATGAACTAGAAATCCGTTTCCCCAAAGGAAACAGATACCCGTTTCAGGCCCCTATAGTCGCCTTCAGCACCACCGATGAGTCTGTTGGAGCTGCAGGGAGGCTCAGTGTGACCGAAAGATTGTTTGGAGAAGCGTTGGCTGCAGCAAAGAGCAACGAGCCTGTTGTTTACACTCTGATTACTGTATGTGAGGATGAAACTACCATTAATGAACTGCTGGCTGTTAGTCATCACAAATACAGCACGCCGCCGCCTGTCGTGGTTCCTCCACCATCTCTCGCTATAGCAAAGAGCAAGAGTGTGAGGAGCAATGCTTCTGAGGAAAGCAGGAGTAGTAGTGCTAGCAGCAGTAATCACATCACCAGCAGAAGGACTGCTCCACCCAACAACCAGAGACCTGTAGATT TGAAAGaaacagcagaggcagaggagctggatgAGAGGGATGATGAAGACGAGGATGAGGCCGTTCCGGTTGAGAGTGAGAGTTATGTCAATCTGAGGAAGAAGATGGTGACTAAGCACAACATGAAGATGGACAACCTGCTGCAAGAAAACGGCAAGCTGTGTCGAGAATTTCAAAAgaaacag TCATCCAGGCGTTTCAGGTCCATGttggagcagaggaggaaactgCCGGCTTggcaagaaaaggaaaacatccTCGACCTGTTAGACCGGTGCCAGGTGCTGGTGGTCAGCGGGATGACCGG ATGCGGTAAGACCACTCAGATCCCTCAGTTCATTCTGGACGCCACATTAACCGGCCGAGCAGACGAGGTGGCCAACATCATCTGCACTCAGCCACGCCGCATATCTGCCATCTCTGTGGCCCAGAGAGTGGCACAGGAGCGGGCAGAGTGTCTGGGCAACTCAGTGGGCTACCAGATTCGCCTGGAGAGTGTCAGG ACATCTGCCACCAGACTGCTGTACTGCACCACAGGTGTGTTACTGAGGAGACTGGAGGGTGAAGCGGACCTCACGGGCGTCACACACGTTATTGTGGATGAGGTGCACGAGCGAACGGAGGAGAG TGACTTCCTGCTGTTGGTATTAAAAGACCTGATTGTGCAGAGGCCTGACCTGAAGATCATTCTAATGAGTGCCACGCTTAACGCCAACCTCTTCTCTGAGTATTTTTACAACTGTCCCGCTGTCCACATACCAG GACGTACTTTTCCCGTCGACCAGTTTTTCCTTGAAGATGCCATCGCTAAAGCACG CTATGTCATTGAGGATGGCAGCCCTTACATGCGCTCAGGGAAACAGAATTCATCTTCCACAAGCGGACGAGGAGGCAGAGTAGAGCAGAGGGACTTGGTGGACGACTTAGGCGATGACATGTGGAACTTCATGTCTTTCTGTAAGAAGGACTTTGTCAAAGACTCGGTTCCAGACCAGCAGCTCGGCCTGCAGGAGCTCACAGTCAGATACAAAG ACACTAAGAAGTCTGTGCTGAAGACCATCGCTGCAATGGACCTGGACAAGATCAACATGGACCTGGTGGAGAGCCTGCTGGAGTGGATTGTAGATGGAAAACACGACTACCCTCCAG GTGCGGTGCTCGTGTTTCTGCCAGGCTTGGCTGAGATCAAGATGCTCTACGAGCAGCTCATGTCCAACAGAATGTTTAACAACAGGGGCGCCACCAG GTGTGCCGTGTACCCGCTCCACTCCACCTTGTCCAATGAGGAGCAGCAGGCAGTTTTCAACCGGCCGAAAGAGGGCGTCACAAAGATTATCATCTCCACAAACATCGCTGAGACCTCGGTAACCATTGACGACGTGGTATATGTCATCGACTCCGGCAAGATGAAGGAGAAACG GTACGATGCAACTAAAAGCATGGAGAGCCTGGAGGACTCGTGGGTGTCTCGAGCCAACGCGCTGCAGAGGAAGGGTCGAGCAGGTCGCGTGGCCTCGGGCGTCTGCTTCCACCTCTTCACCAGCCACTGCTTCCAACACCAGCTGGCTGAGCAACAGCTGCCTGAGATCCAGAGAGTGCCTCTGGAGCAGCTCTGCCTCCG AATCAAGATCCTGGATGTTTTTGCTGAGCAGACGCTGGAGTCTGTCTTCACTCGGCTCATCGAGCCCCCGGCTATAGGAAGCTTGGACGCGGCCAAGCAGCGTTTGCGGGACCTGGGAGCTCTGACTGAAGATGAGAAGCTGACCCCGCTGGGCTACCACCTGGCCTGCCTGCCCGTCGACGTGCGCATTGGGAAACTCATGCTGTTCGGTGCCATCTTTCGCTGTCTCGACCCAGCACTCACCATCGCTGCCAGTCTGGCCTTCAAATCACCATTT GTGTCTCCATGGGACAAACGGGAAGAAGCCAATGAGAAGAAACAAGCCTTTGCCTTGGCCAGTAGTGACCATCTAGCTTTGTTACAGGCATACAAG GGATGGTGCTGTGCTGCAAAGAACGGCCACCAGGCCGGCTACGTTTACTGCAGGGAGAACTTCCTGTCTTGGCGAGGCTtacag GAGATTGCCAGTCTGAAGAGGCAGTTTGCTGAGCTGTTGTCTGACATTGGCTTCATCAAAGAGGGACTGAGGGCCAGGACGATAGAGCGCACAAGCTCTAAAGGCACGGATGGTGTTCTGGAGGCGACTGGCCGGGAG GCTAACTTGAATGCTGAAAACATCCGGCTGATGTCTGCAATGCTTTGTGCTGCCCTCTATCCCAATGTGGTCCAG GTTCGAGCTCCTCAGGGGAATTACAAGATGACCAGCAAAGGAGCGATGAAGATGCAGCCCAAAGCCAACGAGCTCCGCTTCATGACCAAGAACGACGGCTGTGTCCACGTGCACCCCTCGTCCGTCAACTACACG GTTCGCCACTACAACAGCCCCTACCTGGTTTACCACGAGAAGGTCAAAACGAGCCGCGTCTTCATCAGGGACTGCAGCATGGTGTCCGTGTACCCGCTAGTGCTGTTCGGAGGCGGGCAGGTCAACATGGAGCTGCACAAGGGAGAGTTCGTCATCTCGCTCGATGATGGCTGGATCCGGTTCGCCGCCGCCTCTCATCAG